From one Triticum urartu cultivar G1812 chromosome 3, Tu2.1, whole genome shotgun sequence genomic stretch:
- the LOC125545970 gene encoding disease resistance protein RGA2-like, producing the protein MVEVAGMIASAVGNQVASKLGELVKDEIALLWGFKDDVDGLREKMEDLQAVLLDADQKMRRGDTEGKAVGRWLAKFKDVAYDVEDVLDDLDATALVEKTQSKVKLFCCGSDQLLQRSTIAHSMKTVRKKIHKIEMEGQKLNLVPHVTRAEGSRNKETFAASSNEGMKTGMVGRDIEKDKIISLLLTSEANEDISIIPIIGLAGLGKSTLAESVLADKSINVFDVQVWVHVSDQFDLHKIGSAIMKSINGSINLDNCTLQFLHDNLKKELATTRYLIVLDDLWEEDGDKLEELKRMLQYGCKGSRIVVTTRNQSVVKALSTGFLAKEGKFCTVPESDQISLGVLLPDDCWELMKQRALGPSDDQSGLQEIGRQIAMKCGGIPLVANALGQVMFKLRTLKAWEDIRDTKVDLGLRENKTLECLMLSYNYMKIEFKMCFTYLAAFPKGFVVEKYRLIQQWSALGYIQTEDDGERCINYLLGMSFLHISRSSLVSPGPVHGRTSHKLTMHDLVHDLASIIASNEFLVLDANSTEPRGWNRARYCRHARLVNYQDQPKVFRDLPTMARSLHFSYSAKLELPQMAFAQSKYIRVLDFSGHSVGRQSTSSNLDFSGSSVEGQSTSSSVLMPSSIHKSKLLRYLDATSLPITSLPKSFHTLKYMQTLILSKCSLETLPDNISSLNKLCHLDLSGNLSLNKLPGSLGKLSKLSFLNLLGCSMLQELPESVYELICLQHLDMSECHAIKKLPDKFGTLLKLIFLNLSGCSKITKLPDNLTLQSLEHMNLSNCHELESLPNSFGNLQKLVFLSLSDCYKVSLLPESFCKLIHLKFLDLSDCHDLMELPEYFGNLFELDSLNLTSCCKLQVLPDSFCKLLKLRHLNLSYCVRLEILPSWLGGLMLQFLDISGTNILDLPDSIRDMTTLTQFVAMLTYPNVFDKAQDIKKHLNLPERIVHKVHQIKNRGCSSIVELAQLTCHELEVAELQNVSNSEDAERAKLRDKSDLQLLDLSWEAQGEEGKSVLERLIPPRTLEHLFLSGYMSTDFPNWMSHVSTYLPLLIDLSLYNLGTCDNLPPFGQLPNLRNLFMENIPNIRKIGKEFYGGGGCTKLRYIKLRSMDNLAEWWTTHSGKNNEEFLIPNLHSLEITHCPKLKFLPYPPRSMFWRLNNSTMVLPEGGFGKLLSSALPFELVTLNCNFSPVKWDRLRHLPTLKTIEVISCNGLRELPEAMQCLTSLRKLLLSSLKDLMTLPEWLGNLTSLEHFYIKDCPLVTSLPESMKNLTALRELWLGDCKDLDILPGCLGQLISLEKLTIKDCPNLTSLPESMENLTSLRELWIKECNGLDVLPEGLGQLTSLQEFNIVNCPNLTCLPESIQNLTALKELYIWGCPNLAEKLRGENAQKISHIPVVKVNGEPLSTFLAHRRARGTLAEQLGSVFHKLWY; encoded by the exons ATGGTGGAGGTCGCGGGGATGATTGCGAGTGCGGTGGGGAATCAAGTTGCTAGCAAGCTGGGCGAGCTCGTGAAAGACGAGATCGCTCTGCTGTGGGGGTTCAAGGATGATGTTGACGGCCTGAGGGAGAAGATGGAGGACCTCCAGGCCGTGCTGCTTGATGCCGATCAGAAGATGCGCCGAGGAGACACAGAAGGAAAAGCCGTTGGGCGATGGTTGGCCAAGTTCAAGGACGTCGCCTACGACGTCGAGGACGTGCTGGACGACTTGGACGCTACCGCACTCGTCGAGAAAACCCAGTCAAAG GTCAAGTTATTCTGTTGTGGGAGCGATCAGCTCCTCCAACGGTCGACCATAGCCCACAGTATGAAGACCGTGAGGAAGAAAATACACAAAATAGAAATGGAGGGCCAGAAACTTAATCTTGTGCCTCATGTGACAAGGGCAGAAGGGAGCAGAAACAAGGAAACATTTGCAGCCAGCAGTAATGAAGGCATGAAAACTGGAATGGTGGGGAGGGACATCGAGAAGGACAAAATAATCAGCCTACTATTGACAAGTGAAGCTAATGAGGATATCTCCATCATTCCAATTATTGGGCTTGCTGGTCTAGGAAAGTCAACATTGGCTGAATCGGTTTTGGCAGATAAGAGCATCAATGTCTTTGACGTCCAAGTCTGGGTTCATGTGTCTGATCAGTTTGATTTACACAAAATTGGGAGTGCCATCATGAAAAGCATAAATGGTAGTATCAACCTTGATAACTGTACTTTACAGTTTCTACATGATAATCTGAAAAAAGAACTTGCTACTACAAGATACTTGATTGTTCTGGATGACCTCTGGGAAGAAGATGGAGATAAACTGGAAGAATTGAAGCGGATGTTACAATATGGCTGCAAGGGTAGCAGGATTGTAGTAACTACCCGAAACCAAAGTGTAGTGAAAGCACTAAGCACTGGTTTTCTTGCAAAAGAAGGTAAATTTTGCACAGTACCTGAGTCTGACCAAATCAGTTTGGGCGTTCTATTACCCGATGACTGTTGGGAACTAATGAAGCAAAGGGCACTTGGACCTAGTGATGACCAAAGTGGTTTGCAAGAAATTGGAAGGCAAATTGCAATGAAGTGTGGGGGAATACCGCTCGTGGCAAATGCTCTTGGGCAAGTAATGTTTAAGTTAAGGACTCTCAAGGCCTGGGAAGATATAAGAGACACCAAGGTTGATTTAGGTTTGAGAGAAAACAAGACTTTAGAGTGTCTCATGCTTAGCTATAACTACATGAAGATTGAATTCAAAATGTGTTTCACATATTTGGCGGCCTTCCCCAAGGGTTTTGTGGTGGAGAAATACCGTCTAATCCAGCAATGGAGTGCTCTTGGATACATTCAGACAGAGGATGATGGTGAAAGGTGTATCAACTATCTTCTCGGAATGTCATTTCTTCATATTTCAAGGTCATCCTTG GTTAGTCCAGGTCCGGTGCATGGCAGAACTTCTCACAAGCTCACCATGCATGATTTGGTGCATGATCTTGCATCAATAATTGCTTCCAATGAATTCCTTGTTTTGGATGCTAATTCCACTGAACCAAGGGGTTGGAATAGAGCTCGTTACTGCCGACATGCACGGCTGGTTAACTACCAGGATCAACCCAAAGTTTTCAGAGATCTGCCAACCATGGCTAGATCCCTCCATTTTAGCTATTCAGCAAAACTGGAACTTCCCCAAATGGCATTTGCTCAATCCAAGTACATACGTGTGTTGGACTTCAGCGGACATTCAGTTGGGAGGCAGTCTACTTCAAGCAACTTAGACTTTAGTGGAAGTTCAGTTGAGGGGCAATCCACTTCAAGCAGCGTATTGATGCCATCATCCATTCATAAATCAAAGCTACTTAGGTACCTTGATGCCACATCCTTGCCAATTACGTCACTTCCAAAGTCTTTCCACACACTAAAATACATGCAAACTTTAATTCTATCCAAATGCTCACTTGAAACATTGCCTGATAATATCTCTAGCCTCAACAAGCTTTGCCATTTGGACCTATCTGGCAATCTCAGCCTTAATAAGCTCCCTGGATCACTGGGGAAGCTCTCTAAACTCTCTTTCCTCAATCTATTGGGGTGTTCCATGCTCCAAGAGTTGCCGGAGTCCGTCTATGAGCTGATATGTTTACAGCACCTAGACATGTCTGAGTGTCACGCCATTAAAAAACTCCCTGATAAATTTGGCACCCTTTTGAAACTCATATTCCTAAACTTGTCAGGTTGTTCCAAGATAACCAAACTACCTGACAATCTTACACTTCAGTCTTTAGAGCATATGAACCTATCAAATTGCCATGAGCTAGAAAGCCTACCAAACAGTTTTGGCAATCTTCAAAAGCTTGTGTTCTTGAGCCTCTCCGACTGCTACAAAGTTTCGTTGCTGCCCGAATCCTTTTGCAAACTTATACATTTGAAATTCTTAGATCTTTCAGATTGCCATGACCTCATGGAACTTCCTGAATATTTTGGTAACCTTTTTGAGCTTGACTCTCTGAACCTAACAAGCTGTTGCAAGCTGCAAGTACTGCCAGACTCATTCTGCAAGTTGCTTAAGTTGAGGCATCTCAATTTGTCATACTGCGTGAGGCTTGAAATTCTCCCATCCTGGTTAGGTGGCCTCATGCTCCAATTCTTGGACATCTCTGGTACAAATATACTTGATTTACCAGATAGCATCCGTGACATGACTACACTCACTCAATTTGTAGCCATGTTAACATACCCAAATGTGTTTGACAAGGCTCAGGACATTAAAAAACATCTAAATTTGCCAGAGAGAATAGTTCATAAGGTACATCAGATAAAAAATAGAGGATGCAGCAGTATTGTGGAGTTAGCACAGTTGACTTGCCATGAGCTCGAAGTTGCAGAACTTCAAAATGTTAGTAATTCAGAAGATGCAGAGAGAGCTAAGCTGCGTGATAAATCAGATCTTCAGTTGCTAGATCTTAGCTGGgaagcccaaggagaggagggAAAATCTGTGCTGGAGAGGCTCATACCTCCTCGAACTCTGGAACACTTATTTCTATCGGGGTATATGAGCACGGATTTCCCTAACTGGATGTCTCACGTGTCCACCTACCTTCCTTTGCTCATCGACCTCTCCCTTTATAATTTAGGAACATGTGATAATCTTCCTCCATTTGGGCAACTGCCAAATTTACGAAATCTATTCATGGAGAATATTCCTAACATCAGAAAAATTGGCAAGGAATTCTATGGAGGTGGAGGTTGTACAAAATTAAGATATATAAAGTTGAGGTCGATGGATAATTTGGCGGAATGGTGGACAACACATTCAGGTAAAAACAATGAAGAGTTCTTAATCCCTAATTTGCATAGTTTGGAAATAACACACTGCCCCAAGTTGAAGTTCCTACCATATCCCCCAAGGAGTATGTTTTGGCGCTTGAATAACAGCACCATGGTTTTGCCAGAAGGGGGTTTTGGGAAGCTTTTGTCTTCTGCTCTTCCTTTTGAGTTGGTAACATTGAACTGCAATTTTTCTCCAGTCAAGTGGGATAGGCTTCGGCATCTCCCCACCCTTAAGACAATTGAAGTTATTTCCTGCAACGGCTTGAGGGAGTTGCCAGAAGCCATGCAATGCTTAACGTCTCTCCGAAAGCTACTTTTATCTTCGTTGAAGGACCTGATGACACTGCCAGAATGGTTGGGGAATCTCACTTCTCTAGAGCATTTTTACATCAAAGATTGTCCCTTAGTGACATCTTTACCTGAAAGCATGAAGAATCTTACTGCTCTCAGAGAACTATGGTTGGGAGATTGCAAAGACCTAGATATTTTGCCAGGATGTCTAGGACAACTCATCTCCCTTGAAAAATTAACTATCAAAGATTGCCCCAACCTTACAAGTTTGCCTGAAAGCATGGAAAACCTTACCTCTCTCAGAGAACTTTGGATAAAGGAGTGCAACGGCCTAGATGTGTTACCTGAAGGGCTGGGACAACTCACTTCCCTACAAGAATTCAACATCGTCAACTGCCCCAACCTCACATGTTTGCCTGAAAGCATACAGAACCTTACCGCCTTGAAGGAACTCTACATTTGGGGATGCCCAAATCTGGCTGAGAAGCTCCGAGGAGAGAACGCCCAGAAGATTTCTCACATCCCGGTTGTCAAAGTAAATGGTG AGCCGCTGTCGACTTTTCTGGCACACAGGAGAGCTAGAGGAACTCTAGCAGAGCAATTGGGTTCTGTTTTCCACAAACTCTGGTACTGA